A window of Castanea sativa cultivar Marrone di Chiusa Pesio chromosome 1, ASM4071231v1 contains these coding sequences:
- the LOC142609702 gene encoding protein SUPPRESSOR OF GENE SILENCING 3-like, whose translation MADNTDPFPLLSSVYKSSHPQVNQLNHHIVNINLNSKASDCNVTPRESHNRAGSRAARPWIPQNSMQTQNADLKNSNDRVNAWIKQSKGPWQNNYIGQQPVVSPPLRQGSLWSAGADHTQSSDSKNGQLNDEIISNSHCVDDEKNDDDDHSEILCDSDDDLSNYDSDLDSSEVSYETLKKNKWFVTFFESMDKLPTEEINLPSRQWHCPACKGAPGAIDWYRGLQPLMHHARNKQARRVKLHRKFVEILDQELQRKGTSLTLSGEAYGKWEGLDAKVNDHEIVWPPMVVIMNTRYQQDDNNKWNGMGNQELLDYFSSYSALKARHSYGPKGHRGISVLIFESSAAGYLEAVRLHKHFKEQGRDRDAWGRCKTPFCPGGKRQLYGYLAVKDDLDVFNQHAHGRSNLKFEMRSYQEMVESKIKDINDDKKQINWFKERVAKEKKHSQTLAATLSQVSEKLRRATEENRIVRERTKIQHDENKEEMDAQEQFFKDQLKAIQQAIDAKEDNFEQLQQQEREKVKMANSSKIEDLRIRQQEIARFIQLQDKEMEQFADERDKLDRDHEYMKRKLRQRYWKEEVELEKKYETEITQLMEKYAPSSSSGTNSQ comes from the exons ATGGCTGATAATACTGACCCATTTCCCCTGCTCTCAAGTGTATATAAAAGCTCTCATCCTCAGGTTAATCAATTGAATCATCATATAGTGAACATCAATCTAAATTCAAAAGCTAGTGACTGCAATGTTACCCCAAGGGAGTCACATAACAGAGCTGGAAGTAGGGCTGCAAGACCCTGGATTCCTCAGAATTCTATGCAGACACAAAATGCTGATCTTAAGAATTCCAATGACAGAGTAAATGCTTGGATCAAACAGTCTAAGGGTCCTTGGCAAAATAATTACATTGGCCAACAACCTGTAGTATCTCCACCCCTACGGCAAGGATCACTTTGGTCTGCTGGAGCTGATCACACTCAATCTAGTGACTCAAAAAATGGCCAGTTGAATGATGAAATCATCTCAAACTCCCACTGTGTTGATGATGAgaagaatgatgatgatgatcactCAGAGATTCTTTGTGATAGTGATGATGATCTCTCAAATTATGACTCTGATTTAGATTCAAGTGAAGTGAGCTATGAGACGCTCAAGAAGAACAAGTGGTTCGTGACATTCTTTGAGTCTATGGATAAACTGCCTACCGAGGAGATTAATTTACCCTCAAGGCAATGGCACTGCCCAGCATGCAAAGGGGCTCCTGGTGCCATTGATTGGTATCGAGGCCTGCAGCCCTTAATGCATCATGCCAGGAACAAACAAGCAAGAAGAGTAAAGCTCCACAGGAAGTTTGTCGAAATCTTGGATCAGGAGTTGCAAAGGAAGGGAACTTCATTGACACTATCTGGTGAAGCATATGGTAAATGGGAAGGACTAGATGCAAAGGTTAATGATCATGAAATAGTATGGCCCCCAATGGTTGTCATAATGAACACAAGATATCAGCAGGATGACAACAATAAG TGGAACGGAATGGGAAATCAAGAGCTTCTTGATTACTTCAGCTCATACTCTGCATTGAAGGCTCGACACTCATATGGTCCAAAAGGGCACCGAGGCATCAGTGTGCTAATCTTTGAGAGCTCGGCAGCAGGGTATTTAGAGGCTGTACGTTTGCATAAACATTTCAAAGAGCAAGGAAGAGATAGGGATGCATGGGGTCGTTGTAAGACCCCCTTTTGTCCGGGTGGGAAGCGTCAACTTTATGGTTATCTGGCTGTGAAAGATGACTTGGATGTCTTCAACCAACACGCCCATg GTAGGTCCAACTTGAAATTTGAGATGAGATCATACCAAGAGATGGTTGAGAGCAAGATAAAGGatataaatgatgataaaaagcagATTAACTGGTTCAAAGAAAGGGTTGCTAAAGAGAAGAAGCATTCACAAACTCTGGCAGCTACTCTATCTCAAGTCAGTGAGAAGTTGCGCAGAGCAACAGAAGAAAATCGTATTGTCAGAGAGCGAACTAAAATACAGCATGATGAGAACAAAGAGGAG ATGGATGCccaagaacaattttttaaggATCAACTCAAAGCTATTCAACAAGCTATAGATGCAAAGGAAGATAATTTTGAGCAATTACAGCAGCAGGAGCGAGAGAAAGTGAAGATGGCAAATTCATCTAAGATAGAGGATCTAAGAATCAG GCAGCAGGAAATTGCTAGATTCATACAGTTGCAGGACAAAGAGATGGAACAATTTGCAGATGAGAGGGATAAGCTGGATAGAGATCATGAATACATGAAGCGAAAGCTAAGGCAGAGGTACTGGAAGGAAGAGGTTGAGCTGGAGAAGAAGTATGAAACTGAAATAACCCAGCTCATGGAGAAGTATGCCCCCTCATCATCTTCAGGAACAAACAGCCAGTAG